The sequence CACGCAAAAATATCTCGATACTGtgctgcattgattttttcCCTCATTCCTATTTGGTATAACAAAGATTTTAGATCATTATGTTCCATAAATGTCGGTTAAAGTGCACAGCATGTACAAAACAGGTTTATGCACTTAAAacatagattttattttatgctgctcTTCAAATCTAAATTGAATGGTTAAaacttaattattttcatttctgcctTTCACCCTTTGTGAGATGCACGGTTTTCCTGGCTTATGACTAAATTTGAAGTGAACCTGATTCACAGATAAAGTACTctcagtcaaaaaaaacaacaatacataGCTGATTGCAGTAAATTACTGACAGAGGGAATTGCATGTTTTGTTGactttaatttgctgttttctagctgtcttttaaaatcatgtttttgcctttttagtcTGGCAGATTAATGGCTGCCTGCGTGCTGTGTCGGCGGGTGCCCAGGCTACGCTACCTCTCAGGCTTCAGAAAGGAATTCACCCAGGCTCAGCATGCGCCTGTCAAACAACAGGATGAGACTGATGATcatgagggagagaaagaagtaTTGCAACACCAGGAACCCTCTCCCCAAGGAGAATACAGGCTGTATTACAACCCCTCCTCATACCAACACTTGGCATGGAACTCTGTAACCTCTGGGAGCCAAACAGATAATGACGAGGACGATCAGTGTCTCTCCACTCTTGCACCTTCCTTCTGGCAACAGAGCAATCGCTACAGTGTGAGTTGCTCGAGGCGTCTCTCCAGCtcaaaaaacacacttcttAAATTAGCTTTTGACAAAGACTCTGAACGTGAGATGCCATCAGTGTCATCGTACAACAGAAAACCCACACCGCCAGAAGTTAAAGTAGATACCCGCGCCTTCATGAAATGTCGGCCAGAGTACGCCTCCATGACCCCTGACTTCAGCCAGCAGCTTCACCCAATCGAATGGGAAGAGGCTCTGATGGTGCTCAAAAAGGTGGCTGTCTTAAAAGGCAGCATGAAACCATCAGATGTGTCTGAGTTTCTTGTGAAGCTGAGTTGCTTGCACCAGGACAAGATGTCACTATTGAGGAGCGACCAGCGCTTTGTCATACTGCTTCGATATTCTGTGGAACACCTTCGCTTCTTGACTCAGCCTCAGCTGCTGGAGGTGCTGCAGTCCTTTGTGTGGCTGGGTTTGCCATCTAACCACACTGTACTCGGGCTTTATGAGGCGGAGCTGAGCCGCCGGGCCAACCACATGAGTTTGCACCAGTTGCTGTTAGCTGCTGACTTGTGGCGCAACATTGGAAGGCAGGTACCCCAGTTCTTACAGCACCTCTATGACACAGTCCGTCTAAATCTGGGACAGATTGGGGTCCCTGAGCTGGTGCAACTGTTGTATATAATAGGAGAAGGGAGGCAGTGCCCAACAGACCTGATTCATCCTGTAGAGAAGCTTCTCATATGTCATTTACAGCAGCTGTACCCCGAGGAGGTCGGTGCTGTATGCTTGGGGCTCTTTAAATCCCAGACTTCAGTATCTGAGGAAGCAGTGACTCAAATAGTTGATAAGGCACACTCTTTTGTGAAGGAGATGAGCGACTTTGCCATGGTGAATGTGCTGAAATTTCTGCGTTTCAGTTATCTGCTCCACAAGCCGTGGCTGCAGGCCATAGCAGAGGAAGTTCCTCGACGGGCCCATAGGATTAGTGTCCAGGGGCTGATGCATGTGGCACTTACCTGTTCAGCGCTGCATTACCACGATGAGAACATCCTAAAGGCCATTGCTGAGAGAGTTCCCTCTCTGGCGCCATACTGTAGGAGTAAAGACTCTTGCAAACTGCTGTGGGCCTTCGGCACATTAGGGTTTCCTCCAGTCAAGAGCCCAAGCTTCTATCCGAGCCTCATAGAGGCGCTTAACAACAGGAAGGCTGAATTCCAGCGATACCCAGAGCATCTGCTTACTGGTCTTCTAGGCCTGGCCTTTGTCTCTAAATTCCCAGAGGACCTAATTACATTAGCTTTGAGTCCTGAATTTGTCAACTTAGCAACGAAAAGCACACAGCTGGAGCTGAAAAAAGACTTGTTCACATTAGATGAAACCGTGGCTCTGGAGTTGCCTCATTGGAGTGGCCCGCGGCTGAGCAGTGAACTCAAAGAGGAGGTGGTGGAAATGCTGTGGAAGTTAGCTCAGTCAACCGTGTGCCAGAAACCAGAGGTTCAAGAGGCAGAATCTGCTCTGCAGGATCTGCTCGGAGGAGAGGAGTTTGTTTGTAAGAGAATGATTCTCCCCCACACTCGCTCCATCGACCTGGAAGTACATTTGGACTCCAACGGACAGCCGATACCTGTGAACCCAACACCCCACACCGTCACGCCGTCTCCAAATAACAGTACAACCAGATTTCCTTCTCATCAGGGTTGGAGAAGACTGAATTTAGAAGTAACCTTAACGGACAATCTTTTGGCACAGCTAATCAataccaaaaacaccacagaacCTTTAACCTCACCTCCCACATTTAAGCCTACGTCTCCTCGCAGAGTAAAGCATGAGGAGGGTGGGAGACTGTTTGACACAGGGCTGGACCTGACAAGTGACATTATAGAAACTCTTGCCAAACCCAGCATTATGGGCTCAGCCCCTCAGAACACCAAAGGCACAGTCAAACTTGCTATCCAAGTTTCCAGCAGGAACCACTACTGCTACCACTCACAGCAGTTGTTGGGCCTTCATGTCTTGAAGAGGAGGCATTTGAAGTTGGCAGGCTACACAGTTGTAGAGCTTAGCCATCAGGAGTGGTTCTCCATGCTGAGAAAAAGTAGGACTGAGAAGCTGGCATACCTGCACTGCAAAATCTACGACAGTCTGCCATGATTCTCTGACCTTCAACAGCAAACTGGGACTGCAAACTATGTTGGCACTCTTAAGTTTGTTATGAGTTATGTGCAAAGCACAGAAAATGTCTTATTAAGAAGAGGAACAGACGTTTATCCAAACCCACTATTGATTGTTGTACATGTTTAGttcaaaatgcatttcttatgttttattttgtcaaaacagacaagactttttttgtgaaaataatgcaaattaaaaaaatgaatcaccTCACTGTCCTGATCATGGTTTTCATATGATTTCATTGCATACATTTGGTTTAttgatatgtattttattttactcaatTTACTCGAATTTAAGTCTTCCTGCAATAATGTGCTAAtgccagggttcccacagtcatggaaaacctgggaAATTCATGGAATTTCAGAATCCCATTTCCTACACCTGagaaagtcatggaatcagtaaaaatgagtgaagttttgaaaaagtccttgaattttgTTCtgtgtcatgattttttttcagtaatgttTCATGGATAACCATCCATGAAATGTAACATTAgaacaaatttaatttctgtaatTGTGTTGGAACCCTGTAATGCTAAAGGgctaaaagaaaaactgtgtttttttgcatcatacttgcaaaaaaatcatgcatCATACACTCACTCATGCATGATGGTCTCCTCAGAGGTCAGTGCATCCGTTCAAGTGTTTTTAGATTGTGGCTCGCATGCACGTCAAAGGTCATACTTGATCTTTTCAGCTGATGTGAATGTAACAGACTTATTTTTTGGTGGCTGCTCATAAACAGTAGAATTCATGATGTATTTGGATAAAGGATTAAAATCATCCATTACAATTTACTACTAAAGGGAAGCCAAAATAATTCACAGCGGAGAGAATGGTCACAGTTTTAGTGAAGCATCTGTACTTGATGCAGAGCTTGTTAATCACAGATCTCAAACAGACTCTTCTGCTTTATTGTTGCTGTCCTGGCTGGAAATAGGGAGCAAAATTTAAATGAGGCAAGTCCACTTCAACagttttgagggttttttttaattccaacaATGTTCTGGAA is a genomic window of Plectropomus leopardus isolate mb chromosome 10, YSFRI_Pleo_2.0, whole genome shotgun sequence containing:
- the LOC121949057 gene encoding FAST kinase domain-containing protein 5, mitochondrial, with amino-acid sequence MAACVLCRRVPRLRYLSGFRKEFTQAQHAPVKQQDETDDHEGEKEVLQHQEPSPQGEYRLYYNPSSYQHLAWNSVTSGSQTDNDEDDQCLSTLAPSFWQQSNRYSVSCSRRLSSSKNTLLKLAFDKDSEREMPSVSSYNRKPTPPEVKVDTRAFMKCRPEYASMTPDFSQQLHPIEWEEALMVLKKVAVLKGSMKPSDVSEFLVKLSCLHQDKMSLLRSDQRFVILLRYSVEHLRFLTQPQLLEVLQSFVWLGLPSNHTVLGLYEAELSRRANHMSLHQLLLAADLWRNIGRQVPQFLQHLYDTVRLNLGQIGVPELVQLLYIIGEGRQCPTDLIHPVEKLLICHLQQLYPEEVGAVCLGLFKSQTSVSEEAVTQIVDKAHSFVKEMSDFAMVNVLKFLRFSYLLHKPWLQAIAEEVPRRAHRISVQGLMHVALTCSALHYHDENILKAIAERVPSLAPYCRSKDSCKLLWAFGTLGFPPVKSPSFYPSLIEALNNRKAEFQRYPEHLLTGLLGLAFVSKFPEDLITLALSPEFVNLATKSTQLELKKDLFTLDETVALELPHWSGPRLSSELKEEVVEMLWKLAQSTVCQKPEVQEAESALQDLLGGEEFVCKRMILPHTRSIDLEVHLDSNGQPIPVNPTPHTVTPSPNNSTTRFPSHQGWRRLNLEVTLTDNLLAQLINTKNTTEPLTSPPTFKPTSPRRVKHEEGGRLFDTGLDLTSDIIETLAKPSIMGSAPQNTKGTVKLAIQVSSRNHYCYHSQQLLGLHVLKRRHLKLAGYTVVELSHQEWFSMLRKSRTEKLAYLHCKIYDSLP